One segment of Brassica napus cultivar Da-Ae chromosome C3, Da-Ae, whole genome shotgun sequence DNA contains the following:
- the LOC111204223 gene encoding transcription factor bHLH101-like, with protein sequence MCALTPMFPSNQQEWYSTSTMEYPWLDSFSPTLPSSLYPSFDQLDEFKSYNINLLPHHMNLADINGTNNDQEEHQGSVLEKKLNHNASERDRRRKLNALYASLRALLPPSDQKRKLSIPKTIAGVVKYIPEQKQELQRLSRRKEELMKRISNKTETLNHQQEQLRNRALMMESIDSSSQKIAANWITDTEIAVQIATWKWTSISDILLRLEENGLNAISVSSSVSSTARIFYTLHLQMRGGCRVRLEELDGMLYGLHQSY encoded by the exons ATGTGTGCCTTAACACCAATGTTTCCAAGTAACCAACAAGAATGGTACTCTACTTCAACAATGGAGTATCCATGGCTTGATTCCTTCTCTCCTACTCTCCCTTCTTCTCTTTATCCTTCTTTCGACCAACTAGATGAATTCAAGAGCTATAACATcaatcttcttcctcatcatatGAATCTTGCTGACATAAATGGTACTAACAATGATCAAGAAGAACATCAAGGATCGGTTTTGGAAAAGAAACTGAATCACAACGCAAGTGAACGCGACCGCCGTAGAAAGCTAAACGCCTTATACGCTTCACTTCGTGCTCTCTTGCCTCCTTCTGATCAAAAG AGAAAGTTGAGCATTCCAAAGACCATAGCGGGAGTGGTGAAGTATATACCAGAGCAGAAGCAAGAACTTCAACGTTTGTCTAGGAGGAAAGAAGAGCTTATGAAGAGAATCTCCAATAAGACAGAGACTTTGAATCATCAACAAGAACAGCTGAGAAATAGAGCATTAATGATGGAGTCAATAGATTCTTCTTCACAAAAGATCGCTGCAAATTGGATCACAGACACAGAGATAGCCGTCCAGATTGCTACATGGAAATGGACATCTATATCAGACATATTGCTTAGGTTAGAAGAAAACGGGCTTAATGCCATAAGCGTCTCTTCTTCGGTTTCTTCCACTGCAAGGATCTTCTACACTCTGCATCTTCAG ATGAGAGGAGGTTGCAGAGTGAGACTGGAGGAACTCGACGGTATGCTATACGGATTACACCAATCATATTGA